One window from the genome of Streptomyces sp. NBC_01476 encodes:
- a CDS encoding RelA/SpoT family protein translates to MPDKAQPLDAAGGTQPVDASAQTPAESESRGQAAAAEPAAALPLTAPETAPAVRPVRTPGSVAPTRPGASSSRVRARLARLGVQRSSPYNPVLEPLLRVVRGNDPKGDTAQLRQIESAYQVAERWHRGQKRKSGDPYITHPLAVTTILAELGMDSATLMAGLLHDTVEDTEYGLDTLRRDFGDQVALLVDGVTKLDKVKFGEAAQAETVRKMVVAMAKDPRVLVIKLADRLHNMRTMRYLKREKQEKKARETLEIYAPLAHRLGMNTIKWELEDLAFAILYPKMYDEIVRLVAERAPKRDEYLAVVTDRVQQDLRSARIKATVTGRPKHYYSVYQKMIVRGRDFAEIYDLVGIRVLVDTVRDCYAALGTIHARWNPVPGRFKDYIAMPKFNMYQSLHTTVIGPSGKPVELQIRTFDMHRRAEYGIAAHWKYKQEAVAGASKVRTDSPRSDKKDDAVNDMAWLRQLLDWQKETEDPGEFLESLRFDLSQNEVFVFTPKGDVIALPAGATPVDFAYAVHTEVGHRTIGARVNGRLVPLESTLDNGDTVEVFTSKAAGAGPSHDWLGFVKSPRARNKIRAWFSKERREEAVEQGKEAIARAMRKQNLPIQRVLTGDSLVTLAHEMRYPDISALYAAIGEGHITAQSVVQKLVDALGGEEGATEDIAEITTPTQGRTKRRANADPGVIVKGVSDVWVKLSRCCTPVPGDPIIGFVTRGNGVSVHRADCVNVESLSQQPERIIDVEWAPTQSSVFLVAIQVEALDRSRLLSDVTRVLSDQHVNILSAAVQTSRDRVATSRFTFEMGDPKHLGHVLKAVRGVEGVYDVYRVTSGRQR, encoded by the coding sequence TTGCCAGACAAGGCCCAGCCACTCGACGCCGCAGGCGGGACGCAGCCGGTGGACGCGAGCGCGCAGACCCCCGCCGAGAGCGAAAGCAGGGGCCAGGCAGCCGCGGCGGAGCCGGCGGCGGCCCTGCCGCTGACCGCGCCGGAGACAGCTCCCGCCGTGCGGCCCGTCCGCACGCCCGGAAGCGTCGCCCCGACCCGTCCCGGCGCCTCCTCCAGCCGGGTGCGCGCCCGGCTGGCGCGGCTCGGTGTGCAGCGCTCCAGCCCGTACAACCCGGTCCTGGAGCCGCTGCTGCGCGTCGTGCGGGGGAACGACCCCAAGGGTGACACCGCGCAGCTCCGGCAGATCGAGAGCGCGTACCAGGTCGCCGAGCGCTGGCACCGCGGTCAGAAGCGCAAGAGCGGCGACCCGTACATCACGCACCCGCTGGCCGTCACCACCATCCTCGCCGAGCTGGGCATGGACTCGGCCACCTTGATGGCCGGGCTGCTGCACGACACCGTCGAGGACACCGAGTACGGCCTGGACACCCTGCGCCGCGACTTCGGCGACCAGGTGGCGCTGCTGGTGGACGGCGTGACCAAGCTGGACAAGGTCAAGTTCGGCGAGGCCGCGCAGGCCGAGACGGTCCGCAAGATGGTCGTGGCGATGGCCAAGGACCCCCGGGTGCTGGTCATCAAGCTCGCCGACCGGCTGCACAACATGCGGACCATGCGCTACCTCAAGCGCGAGAAGCAGGAGAAGAAGGCCCGCGAGACCCTGGAGATCTACGCCCCGCTGGCCCACCGGCTGGGCATGAACACCATCAAGTGGGAGCTGGAGGACCTCGCCTTCGCGATCCTCTACCCGAAGATGTACGACGAGATCGTCCGCCTGGTCGCCGAGCGCGCCCCCAAGCGCGACGAGTACCTGGCCGTCGTCACCGACCGGGTCCAGCAGGACCTGCGCTCCGCCCGGATCAAGGCCACCGTCACCGGCCGCCCCAAGCACTACTACAGCGTGTACCAGAAGATGATCGTCCGCGGCCGGGACTTCGCGGAGATCTACGACCTGGTCGGCATCCGGGTGCTGGTCGACACCGTCCGGGACTGCTACGCGGCGCTCGGCACCATTCACGCGCGATGGAATCCGGTCCCCGGCCGGTTCAAGGACTACATCGCGATGCCGAAGTTCAACATGTACCAGTCCCTGCACACCACGGTGATCGGTCCCAGCGGCAAGCCCGTCGAGCTGCAGATCCGCACCTTCGACATGCACCGCAGGGCCGAGTACGGCATCGCGGCGCACTGGAAGTACAAGCAGGAAGCGGTGGCCGGCGCCTCCAAGGTGCGCACCGACAGCCCGCGCTCGGACAAGAAGGACGACGCGGTCAACGACATGGCCTGGCTGCGTCAGCTGCTGGACTGGCAGAAGGAGACCGAGGACCCGGGCGAGTTCCTGGAGTCGCTGCGCTTCGACCTCTCGCAGAACGAGGTCTTCGTCTTCACGCCCAAGGGCGACGTGATAGCGCTGCCGGCCGGCGCCACCCCGGTGGACTTCGCCTACGCGGTGCACACCGAGGTCGGTCACCGGACGATCGGCGCCCGCGTCAACGGCCGTCTGGTGCCGCTGGAGTCCACCCTGGACAACGGCGACACCGTGGAGGTCTTCACCTCCAAAGCGGCCGGCGCCGGGCCGTCCCACGACTGGCTCGGCTTCGTCAAGTCACCGCGGGCCCGTAACAAGATCCGCGCCTGGTTCTCCAAGGAGCGCCGCGAAGAGGCGGTCGAGCAGGGCAAGGAAGCCATCGCCCGGGCGATGCGCAAGCAGAACCTGCCGATCCAGCGGGTGCTCACCGGCGACTCGCTGGTCACCCTCGCGCACGAGATGCGCTATCCCGACATCTCCGCGCTGTACGCGGCGATCGGCGAGGGGCACATCACCGCCCAGTCGGTGGTGCAGAAGCTGGTGGACGCGCTCGGCGGCGAGGAAGGTGCCACCGAGGACATCGCGGAGATCACCACTCCGACGCAGGGCCGCACCAAGCGGCGGGCCAACGCGGACCCCGGTGTCATCGTCAAGGGCGTCAGCGACGTCTGGGTGAAGCTCTCGCGGTGCTGTACGCCGGTGCCGGGCGACCCGATCATCGGGTTCGTCACCCGCGGGAACGGCGTCTCGGTGCACCGGGCGGACTGCGTGAACGTGGAGTCGCTCTCCCAGCAGCCCGAGCGGATCATCGACGTCGAGTGGGCGCCGACCCAGTCCTCGGTCTTCCTGGTCGCCATCCAGGTGGAGGCGCTGGATCGCTCCCGGCTGCTCTCGGACGTCACCCGGGTGCTCTCCGACCAGCACGTCAACATCCTGTCCGCGGCCGTCCAGACCTCCCGCGACCGGGTCGCCACCTCCCGGTTCACCTTCGAGATGGGCGACCCCAAGCACCTCGGGCACGTCCTGAAGGCCGTCCGCGGCGTCGAAGGCGTCTACGACGTCTACCGGGTCACCTCGGGCCGCCAGCGCTGA